One part of the Humulus lupulus chromosome 9, drHumLupu1.1, whole genome shotgun sequence genome encodes these proteins:
- the LOC133802087 gene encoding la-related protein 6A, with product METTAAIPTASSSPSPPPSPPECLDVSPVGSLLHVADDVHEVLSEDELDHGIDHDRVHGDDPEPEPELAVETTGVLTDDLKRRIIKQVEYYFSDGNLANDKHMINLIRKNKEGFVPIAIIASFRKMKRLIRNYALIATALKESNFLVVSSDGKKVKRLHPFLLAETRDAKLYTVLVENLPEDHSVENIQHIFGEAGKIKNICLRDPHATEAPSKGDRAEKFISSKLHALVEYETLEAAEKAAATLNNEQNWRSGMRVKLLKHTAKHGQRKQIWRATDSEKSHGSQLQLPDRAKDEGNHNTSEQHDDTPDEEDAAHSYKQKNEHRGRNRGRPGRQKHRGANGMGHGNTWSASHPHEPPKPPPGPRMPDGTRGFTIGRGRPPTSEQS from the exons ATGGAAACCACCGCCGCCATCCCCACCGCATCGTCTTCGCCCTCTCCTCCTCCGTCGCCGCCGGAATGTCTCGATGTCTCGCCCGTCGGATCTCTCCTTCATGTGGCTGATGACGTTCACGAGGTTCTTTCTGAAGACGAACTAGATCATGGCATCGATCATGATCGCGTCCATGGTGACGACCCTGAGCCTGAGCCTGAGCTGGCGGTCGAAACCACCGGTGTTCTCACTGATGATCTCAAACGTAGGATCATTAAGCAG GTGGAATATTATTTTAGTGATGGGAATTTGGCTAATGACAAACATATGATAAATTTGATTAGGAAGAACAAAGAAGGGTTTG TTCCTATAGCAATTATTGCTTCCTTTAGGAAAATGAAAAGGCTTATCAGAAACTATGCATTAATAGCGACTGCATTGAAGGAGTCAAACTTTCTT GTTGTCAGTTCAGATGGAAAGAAGGTGAAGCGACTTCATCCTTTTCTACTTGCTGAAACCAGGGATGCAAAG TTATATACTGTTTTGGTAGAGAATCTACCAGAGGATCATTCAGTGGAGAATATTCAGCATATATTTGGAGAGGCAGGAAA GATAAAGAATATATGTTTACGTGATCCACATGCAACAGAAGCACCATCTAAAGGAGACAGAGCCGAGAAGTTTATCAGTAGCAAG CTTCATGCCCTTGTGGAGTATGAGACTCTGGAGGCTGCTGAGAAAGCT GCGGCAACTCTGAACAATGAACAGAATTGGAGAAGTGGCATGCGGGTCAAGCTTCTGAAGCACACG GCAAAGCATGGGCAGCGAAAACAAATTTGGAGGGCTACTGATTCTGAGAAGAGCCATGGTAGCCAACTCCAACTGCCTGATCGGGCCAAAGACGAGGGGAATCATAACACCAGCGAGCAGCACGATGATACACCGGATGAagag GATGCGGCGCACTCTTACAAACAGAAAAACGAGCACAGAGGTCGAAACAGAGGGAGGCCAGGAAGACAAAAACACCGGGGTGCTAATGGGATGG GTCATGGAAATACTTGGTCGGCTAGTCATCCACATGAACCCCCAAAGCCGCCACCTGGGCCAAGAATGCCTGACGGAACCCGGGGATTCACGATCGGGCGTGGTCGCCCTCCAACTTCCGAACAAAGTTGa
- the LOC133800462 gene encoding phospho-N-acetylmuramoyl-pentapeptide-transferase homolog — protein MVMATHSHLHTPSRDLSQFSSSSSPRLTRSRFSKLRYISTLPGFQVFHSSSPLKFHESSIRRRGGRLRRRNVRFRVFNEDSVDIPILDDWGDSAVTNAYIMSSSDGETSDSEFMVTPVSDMDLPTTSVSNNDAVSLAAHRFGMVGRGHKRHRIRYGVFLNIGLIIFLTVLLMYVDWCAWRIVRLPLEPFHLTRPFVLSAILASCAGYVCVPLLHGLKMYQILRKEGPARHRHSVKKRTPTMGGLFFVPVGVIVARFIAGFSSAEVSGAAAATLAFGAIGLLDDVLSLIKNHNNGLSARMKLLLEVAVGVCFSFWLNTRSVSSPYGMKMLVPLPAPLGLVQLGKWYLLLTSFCLVSMGNGVNLTDGLDGLAGGTAALAFIGMSIAVLPICPDVSIFGASMAGACVGFLLHNRYKASIFMGDTGSLALGGALAAMAACTGMFFPLFISSAIFVLEASSVIMQVLYFKTTKYFSGSGRRLFRMAPIHHHLELCGIKEPLIVAGAYVISSFLALFAGYLGLISA, from the exons ATGGTTATGGCGACTCATTCTCATCTTCATACTCCATCGCGTGATCTTTCTcaattctcctcttcttcttcaccTCGTTTAACCCGTTCTCGTTTCTCAAAATTGCGCTACATTTCTACTCTCCCTGGATTTCAAGTCTTTCATTCATCTTCGCCTCTGAAG TTTCATGAATCAAGCATTCGACGACGTGGTGGACGTTTGCGCCGCAGAAATGTGCGGTTCAGGGTTTTTAATGAG GATTCGGTTGATATACCTATCCTTGATGATTGGGGTGACAGTGCAGTTACAAATGCGTACATAATGTCTTCCAGTGATGGTGAAACTAGTGATTCTGAATTCATGGTGACTCCAGTTAGCGATATGGATTTGCCTACTACCTCTGTATCAAATAATGATGCTGTATCCCTCGCTGCTCATCGTTTTGGAATGGTTGGGAGAGGGCACAAGAGACATAG GATTAGATATGGTGTGTTTCTCAACATAGGGCTAATAATCTTTTTGACAGTGCTTCTAATGTACGTAGATTGGTGTGCATGGAGAATTGTTAGACTTCCTTTAGAACCATTTCATTTGACTCGGCCCTTTGTCCTATCAGCCATACTAGCCTCCTGTGCGGGCTATGTTTGCGTACCTTTACTCCATGGTTTGAAAATGTACCAAATTTTGAGAAAAGAAGGGCCTGCAAGGCATAGGCACTCCGTGAAAAAGAGAACTCCAACAATGGGTGGATTGTTTTTTGTTCCAGTAGGCGTGATTGTGGCAAGATTTATTGCTGGTTTCTCTTCTGCCGAAGTTTCTGGAGCTGCTGCGGCTACTCTAGCCTTTGGTGCAATTGGGCTACTTGATGATGTCTTAagcctaatcaagaatcataataATGGTTTATCTGCTCGCATGAAATTGCTTTTGGAG GTAGCAGTTGGGGTCTGCTTTTCATTTTGGCTGAATACGAGAAGTGTCTCGTCACCCTACGGCAT GAAAATGTTGGTTCCCCTTCCTGCGCCCTTGGGTCTTGTTCAGCTGGGAAAATGGTATCTATTGTTGACCTCATTTTGTCTTGTTTCTATGGGAAACGGAGTTAATTTAACAGATGGTCTTGACGGGCTGGCTGGGGGGACTGCTGCCTTGGCATTTATTGGAATGTCAATTGCAGTGCTTCCAATATGTCCTG ATGTTTCAATATTTGGGGCATCGATGGCAGGAGCCTGTGTTGGCTTTCTTCTGCACAATCGATACAAAGCATCTATTTTCATGGGCGATACTGGATCCTTGGCACTAGGTGGCGCTTTAGCAGCAATGGCTGCTTGCACGGGAATGTTCTTTCCGCTGTTCATTTCATCTGCTATCTTTGTTTTGGAGGCATCATCGGTTATCATGCAG GTTTTATACTTCAAAACAACGAAATACTTTTCAGGTTCTGGTCGCCGTCTTTTCCGAATGGCCCCTATCCATCATCATCTCGAACTATGTGGGATCAAAGAACCGTTGATTGTCGCCGGTGCGTATGTTATATCATCCTTCTTGGCTTTGTTTGCCGGGTATTTGGGCCTTATTTCTGCGTAG